Proteins encoded by one window of Tunturibacter psychrotolerans:
- a CDS encoding tetratricopeptide repeat protein, producing the protein MALLRFLFLPAVLSLSLGFAQSSTSNAPTTLTPDAAVSAPGTASADASSNLTQLRAMIDRGRSDDALKQLDALAVKQPVAAGVNRLRGLALYSENDFTDADVAFTSALKQDPHDQESAQLRGLTLFRMGRPADAIPLLESASNWNLQTKIDPNYVLALCYLDTNQYDKARGAFATQYGFPVDSAPAYLLAARMLLRRDYLPVAQQFATKALELDPQLPLAHSLLGEVALAGEHLDVAIAEFEKERVRNPLDGSIYDRLGDAYSRAGDYTKAQQSLQRALLLEPNSTGPYILLGKVLLKRQDPASALMYLERAEKMDSSNYITHSLLGQAYRSLGRADDASRETEISHKIQAASEPKLETLH; encoded by the coding sequence GTGGCTTTACTTCGCTTTCTGTTCCTTCCGGCGGTGCTGTCCCTATCACTTGGATTTGCGCAGTCCTCGACATCAAATGCACCTACAACGCTGACGCCAGATGCAGCGGTCTCCGCGCCAGGAACTGCTTCTGCCGACGCTTCGTCGAATCTGACGCAGTTGCGAGCGATGATTGATCGGGGACGTTCTGACGATGCCCTGAAGCAATTGGACGCATTGGCTGTGAAACAGCCGGTGGCTGCAGGAGTGAATCGGCTGCGTGGTCTTGCGCTGTACTCAGAGAATGACTTTACTGATGCGGATGTTGCGTTCACGAGTGCTCTGAAACAGGACCCTCACGATCAAGAATCGGCGCAGCTACGTGGGCTGACGTTATTTCGAATGGGACGGCCGGCGGATGCGATTCCTTTGCTCGAGTCCGCTTCGAACTGGAACTTGCAGACGAAGATCGATCCAAACTATGTGCTCGCACTTTGTTATCTCGATACCAATCAATACGACAAGGCGCGCGGGGCGTTTGCGACGCAGTACGGATTTCCGGTTGATTCGGCGCCGGCGTATCTTCTCGCCGCTCGAATGCTGTTGCGTCGGGATTATCTGCCAGTGGCTCAGCAGTTCGCTACGAAGGCGCTGGAGTTGGACCCGCAGTTGCCGCTTGCTCACTCTCTGCTTGGTGAGGTCGCACTCGCGGGCGAACATCTGGACGTAGCTATTGCGGAGTTTGAGAAGGAACGGGTGCGCAATCCGCTGGACGGCAGTATCTATGACCGGCTGGGGGACGCTTATAGCCGCGCCGGCGACTATACGAAGGCGCAACAATCCTTACAACGTGCTTTGCTTCTGGAACCGAATTCGACGGGACCGTATATTCTGCTGGGAAAGGTTCTGCTGAAGCGGCAAGATCCTGCAAGCGCGTTGATGTATCTGGAACGGGCTGAAAAGATGGACTCGAGTAACTACATAACTCATAGTCTTCTGGGACAAGCGTACCGGTCGCTAGGCAGGGCAGACGACGCCAGCCGAGAAACCGAGATCTCCCATAAGATTCAGGCTGCGAGCGAACCCAAACTCGAAAC